Genomic window (Verrucomicrobiota bacterium JB022):
TCCGTCGGCAAGACCCTGTTCGGCCAAGTGTAAGACCGAGACAGCTACGTCTTTTACTGGAAGCCCGGTGCCAAAAGCTCCGGGCTTTCTTGTGGATGCATCTTTCGGCGTTTTCGGCTTTCGCTCCGCCGAGGGCTGCGGCAGACTGCTCTCGATGGCCTTCAATCGAGACCGGAAGTATCCCGCCTACATTTTCGACTGCGACGGCACTCTCGCCGACTCCATGCCGCTGCACCTGCTCGCATGGAATCATGCGCTGGAGCACGTGAACGCCCCCCTCCGCCTGGAGCGCGACTCGTTCATGACGGTAGCCGGCATGGCGCTACAACAGACGATCGACCACTGGAACGAACTCCACGACACCCAGATCGACGGCGAAGTGGTCATCCGGGTGAAAAATGACTACGTGCAAAAGCATCTGGCCAAGATTCGTGGTTTTGACGACGCCATCGGCTGGGCCAAGGAGCTGCACGAGCGAGGCGAAAAGCTGGCCGTGGCCTCTGGCGGCACCCGCGAAGACATCGAATTCACGCTCAAGCATCTTGGCATCCGCCAATATTTCGAAGCCGTGGTGACCGCTGACGA
Coding sequences:
- a CDS encoding HAD family phosphatase; this encodes MDASFGVFGFRSAEGCGRLLSMAFNRDRKYPAYIFDCDGTLADSMPLHLLAWNHALEHVNAPLRLERDSFMTVAGMALQQTIDHWNELHDTQIDGEVVIRVKNDYVQKHLAKIRGFDDAIGWAKELHERGEKLAVASGGTREDIEFTLKHLGIRQYFEAVVTADDVKLAKPEPDLFLEAARQLGVPPEGCLVFEDSLLGKRAADACGMDCVMVDTWRGFDQTGEFAE